Within Carassius carassius chromosome 8, fCarCar2.1, whole genome shotgun sequence, the genomic segment gcagagctacagagtcctctgaatggctagaataaatcatggtaaccttcctctgattgggttagaaaaatattcctcccagcggtttttacattggttgttgtgtgttgaatctgcctaacataatagttttcattggcctgtttacgcagtggtattgcgcaataagggaagcgtgtttaatatacaaactggataccgctgttttcagtggaatctgaggaagacggcaaaaaaaaaccgcatctctctagcattaatagtttttgagataactacacatttgtaaaagtatgccattttgggcggtaccgcccaatccgtccccagagggttaataCACAATTTGGTCTACTCTGaaattcatacagtatatcagAGTCCAAAAACAAAACCTTTCATCAGTACTGGGGCACATGTCTCCTGATAAAAATGTGTCCCCATATTTTGATACTCTTCTATGATACATTTATTGATAAATGGCTAACTCGTCTTTACCTGCTGTATGAGGTTGTTCACAACCTGCTCCCTCAATTAAAAGCTGAAAAACGATAGAATaggttttaatgttttgtttcctAAAATGGATAGGTAAATATTCACCTCATtcggtgctttttttttttttttgttaaactatCCCTTACTATTTTGGTGTAAGAAACCGCGGGAAATGATTCAGTGCGACAATGAActgaatgaatcaaactgaatcgcCAATAGATTCAGACCTTGTTGATCTGAACAGTTGACATGATTCCCATAACACATATGACCGCTGGAAATTATTTGTGGAAATGGTTATCAGATCGGAATACGGTAGctattctttttaaaaaaacaaaacaaaaaaaaaaaaaacagtaatatttcacCAAATATACATGACACGGTGTCGAGTAGCTTTTTCCAATTAACGTACTTTACGAAGCTTAGCTACAAACGCACGATGTTTGTTAGTTTGATTGAGTAAAATTCACATTTGGTTCGATTTCAGGTTAAAGTGTTTACAATTTATTGTGTGCCTGAAATTGTAGCAAATGTTTCCCCTCCTGGCAATGGAGTCGGCATTGTTCAGACCTAttgctaataataaataaataaataaataaataaataaataaataaatacatacatacataggctAACTATAtagttataaatgttttttttctgatcactctGTCAGGATGCAGTGATTTACAGTAGCACATTGCTATGTTTTATTTCCGGCATTTGCAAACAGGAAGGGCTGGAAGGAATGATGGATGAAAGCCTGATCAGTATATTCACTGGATGAGATTCATTGAATACCACGGACTATTCAATACACCTCCATAAAGCAACACAAGCCTATGTTTTCTAGACACGATGATTGACGTTACTGATCATCTTTGGCTCCAAAGAATAACAGAATTAGTAAAACATTGTAACTTGCCAATTGCTATAATGTGTGATAAGAATGAATATAGTGTAATAATTGTCTAATTTCAGATGATCCCTCATGCACCTGAGTCAACTAACACTGGTTTAGTTGGAAGAATAACAGACATCATCTCTTTAGAGAGTACAACCCTGAATCTGCCGGCAGGATACAGTGATGCTGTGGAAAATAGCTATAATTGAAGTGACCGGATAAAGTCAAATCTTATAATGAAGCCAATTAGTCTGTAAATGAATGACCAGGACTCAGGAGACCATATGTGTGCTGGCTGGAAGAGtgcgagaagaaaaaaaagagacaatgaaataggtttttaaaatataaataaaaatacaagtataaataataatatataattaaataaaatatattaataataaatatataataccaAAAAATGGCAAAAGAAGCAAAATGAGTTTTGAAAAAAATGTTAACACACTCCGAGATAAACTGTTCCATCCTTTATTAAACATAGCTTGCAAGTGATAAATATTACAAAGTTATTTCCTCCAAAATTAGCTTATTTTTTTTTCGGTCAATGCATAATTGTTGTTAATCAACCGGCAGTAAtcaaacagcttttttttcatcTCCATTTTAGACAGTTAAATATCAAGGATGTGCAAAAGGTCTGGATTAATgttctaaatgaaaataaaaacttgacAAAAAGCACTTCTTATCCTTGACTAAAATCAATAATTGTTTAAGCCAATATCCAgtactttactttttttattttctttttttttttaaactgtacacatttttaattattcatagtTTTCTTTTATGAACGGATTTCAACATATTGCCATTTGCTTTAAAATTCTAACTGGGTAAATTGCAGCTaagtctatttaaaaaatatttgaaacttcagatgaaatttgaaaatgaaatttaGAAAATCCAAAAGAAATGATGACCCAAAACCCTCTCTCCCAtttcaataacaacaacaaaaaagactcGTAACTTTCAACAAATGAAAATTGGGGAGAGGAAAAAttgcagaaaaaagaaaagaaaattgaagAGAGAAGTAAACCCCAGCATTAGAACTCCAGAAAAGCTGATTGTCCAGTCAGAGAATTATGGACAGAGATTCCATGACATTAACCATGTAAAAGTATATCTAATAATGTCACAAACCTTAGAATCAAAACTTGCATGTGTGCAAATTGTCCATTTTTTGTCTTGTGATTTAAAGGCTGAAGGCAATAAGCATTGGAACAGtcaaaaacaatcaaacaaaaacattttttttcttcatcgtaTACAATGTATACAAtcttccatgaaaaaaaaattaataagagcattgtgtttttttttcccaagaAAGAAAAATGGGATATACCGAGGAAAGTTTGTACTTTAAGCAACAGAAAACAAATGTACACAATCTCCCCTGTAGGGTTTTCTGCACCCAGTTATTTAACTAAACGTAATGTTATTGAGCGCTAGCATGCTTTGATTTTACATTTATGATGAACGCTTTGGATTTGGTCAAGTGAGGGGTAATACTGTCAAATGTTTCATCCAGTCCATGTTCTGTAAGATCAACACTTTGTGTGGGACATTAGAGAAAGAAACTTATTCACCGAACATCTACAGAACTTCaatgtttgaaataaaaagcaaaaatgaaataaaagagaGGTAACAAAAAAAGTAACATACGAGACTGTCCCATCATGTCTCAGTCCAAAGACTACAGAATGGATCAAACGCTCCACCAGaacaatgaactttttttttttcttctgcaaatACTACATACTACAAAAACGCACAGCCGGGGAGAAAATGCATCTAAAGAGCTCATTCAAAAACAAGAGAAGTATAATCCCATACATTTTGCACATTTGTTACACAATAATACACAGTGatcacaaaacaaaatgacaagcTTCACAATATTCATggctttttgtttgcttttctacACAATATACaaccattttaatttcatttcaatatttttaattcaagggagaaaaaaaagcatatgTACAATAAGTCATTATTACTTCTGACCTAGCAAATATCGTGTCATCATctgttcatacattttttttgtttgattaaatttgatttttttttctcctttttacttttttcttttttttttaagaaacagctGAAATTAACCAAACAAAAATGGAACTTAATTGAGGAGTCAAAAGGAAGTTCAACTTCAAAATCCAACTTTCTCGTAAATATATGACCACAGGTATATGGATTCATCTAATATAGTCTACaagagagagcaggagagagaaaTGAGTTACTATAAACACCCTacgttcatttaaaataaaacaacaaaaaacattacagACCATAACATTGGAGCAAAGATAAAACCAACCCCTTAATATCAAAGATTGAACAGAATGACTAAAAGGGACTGAtttaccaggaaaaaaaaaaaaatgtaaacatcctATTATCTAATATTGCACCTGAAAATTTAATCCAAGGTAGCTTCAAAATTCTTTTGTTCAAAAGTTGCATCGTTCCACCACAAATCAGTGGCATTTATACAggacaaaaacacataaacaaaatcAAACTGCAAGGATCAGTGTCCATACACATGACAGAAAAACGCATGTGCATGGATTTATTTCCATTTATTCACCATCGAACACATAATAGCTTTCAAATTTCTCAGCTATTAAACATGACCTGCATGACAGACCTCAAAGTCTGATTTCCAAAAGAAACAAAAACCGTGTCATGGTGAATGTTTAGGCTGGGGGTTAATGTTAAGTGCTCAACTTCTTGTCAACAAGCAGATGTTAAACCCTTTGAAAGCCATTTGTGATCCACGTTTCCGAAACATGGAGCACTACCTCACTAACAGAGAACTAAATCTGACCAAAAGATAACCGTGAGTCCAACCAGAATGTAAAATCATCCTGCACAGAATCCCTAATACTGCATATTGACTAAACACTGCTTATATTGTGACCATCATTCAAACGCCTCCGGGTTATGTCTACCGAAACATAAACGTGTACCATAATGTGGGTTTGAAAAACCGGACTCTTTCGGAAAAAATGAAATGCACCCTGCACGACGCACAAAAAAAGTCTTTCTCCCAGCTCTCTCCGAGACATCCGATGGCATCCATACCTTAAGATTCTGTGCGCTGAAACATTCTTGTCCTCTTTTGCTTAaccatttgttttgatttttccTTTATTAAGAAAAGTGCTCCTCCATATCGAGGCATCTCTTGTGCATTGCTTTAACACGATGATTGATCCTTGTCAATGCTTTCTGTTAAAACTCACGTTAACAATCTACGCATAAACCGTTTTTCCAATAACTCCGCCTATTTGCCATATCAATGATTATCGTCTCCGGTGGCAAGTACCTTTAAGATACATGGCCAATTCAGATGGAGACGTCGCccgattaaaataaaaagaacgaAACCGtaaagacgaaaaaaaaaaagataaaaaaaacacccAAGCAGAAACACAAATCAAAAAGGAGACAAAGTTCATGATGATGGGACTCTCTTGCTTCATTCTTTGCTGTGCAGTGAAACGCACCGTCACCACAAACAAAGTTACATGACATCACTGCATCCTGTGAAAGTGAAGGCATTGAGAGACACGGGAGAGATCCTGTTCGTGGGCGCATGCACTCCAATTTTACAGTTCTCTCTGTACATTCGGCATCAGGAGACTCATTCGTGCTAGTGCAGGTCCCATTTTCCCTGTGGCCTTCTCAAGGCAGAACCAACATTGACTAGATCAGCAGCGCTCTGCATAAGGATCAATCTGATCAATGTACACGAGTTTGTCTCGCTCTTTCTGAACCAGAAGGTTCTTGGAGGACTTTGTAGTTCCTAAGCGTGTAACGCTACAAAGATTCTGCTCTCTCCATCTCAGGTAAGAATGCTTTAACCATTCCAACTTCGAAACTGAACATATACGACACGAGAGAGAATGATTCAAACTTTACAGGGGCGACTGAGGGAGGAAGCTTTCAAATGAACCAAAAAAACgagcttttatatttttaagtgacCCTGGAATCTGACATCCCCCCtctgaaaagaaaaacataaggGTAAGAACATAAAAGGATGCAAAAAAACACTAAACCTACTAATAAAGTGTAATATAAGTAACTGTAACagaagcaacaataataataataactgtgatAATAATAGAAGTAGCAataacaacagcaataataagTTGAGATAACAATAAAGAGCTTTGCTATAGTAGGAAACCGAAGTTTGAGATGCACGGACAGTCTGGTGTTTACAGTCTGACTGATTGAGCTGTTCTTATGGGTTAGTTGGGTAGGCACACGGACAGGCACTGCATGCGATGGGGTGATGGTGTGCTTGTGTATGTGGTGgggatgttctgatgtagaaCAGAGGGGTGGTGGGGCATCCGAAAGGGGGATCTGCAGTCCCGTCAGGGCTCATTTCTGCCCGGTGATGGACTGGGATATGGAGCGTGGGGGAATCATGTCAAGCAGATATTCCCGCTGACGGTCCGCTAGGCTGGATGCCTTGTGGCCCCCGATGGCTCCTGGATTTAGATAGGCAATATTCAGACCTGCGATGGAGGACAACGACAGAGAGGGGCCGGGAAAATTCAAGGAAATAAGAAAACAGATAAGAAGTTtaaaaggttgaaaaaaaaaaaataggtgctTTACAAAATAGAGTTTGTGACATAAATTGGAAGAATGACAAAAACATGTTCTAACTTCTAATCGAATCCTAACAATCATGacagaacataaaaataaaacgagTGAGAAATTGATTATGATTCAAATAAACGGCTAAATTTATCATGTAATATTACAGATTTTCTGTATATTCAATGGCCCCCAAACATACTTGGACACTTTCGAATActaaagtaaaaatttaaataagttaATACAAGTagaaaaattaaatcattattaaaattagggctCTCAAGCAATTAACCTTTTTGGTcctactttatattaagtggtcttaaagggaaaaaagaaaaaaaagaaaattctgtgatcatttattcaccctcatgtcattctaaacctgtatgagttgctttcttatgttgaacataaaagaggatattttgaatATTGACAGTTGGTGGGTCCCATTGACCTCCATAGTATTTCTCTTCCTACTAAGGAAGTCAttgggaaccaccaactgtttgataaCCAACAATCTtcaatgaataaatgatgacaaatttaAATTCTGGGTGTACCGTCCCTTTAACTACTAAGTACTTAACGTCAAAAAATAAGTAcagtgtacttattgtgttcatattgtattgcaaaacacttctgctgctattgacatgggtaaggttagggacatgTTTGGTGGTATAGGTAGGTTTAAGCTGGTGTAAGGGATGGgtaaacagtgtaattatacatgtaattaaagaaattaattacctgatgtaattacatgcaggtatactaaaatagaaatacaatgtaaaaacatgtatgtacacaaaaagtgcattgtaccaaatgattaatttaaaagtaCATAGTAGTACACTTAATATAAAATGGGAccacattttaaaattacataatgTGGCGGTTAATTAATTGCACACCAAATTTGGCTGAGAAATCATTCCCAAAAGATAATTTGAAGTCATTATGGTGTTAAATTAGAAAAGCATAAAATAGACATGACAAAAAAATAGCtttagaaagattttttttttcaaacttaatttgtatacttttttatatgttaaatacataataaaatccTAGATACGGTAAGTACATTTCAAAACAAGGAAAATCTTCAAAGAAAGGATGTTAGACCTTCACTAActttaaatctattttattaaCTCATCGTTTTTTAATAACATCCTAAAACTCTATAAAGCATTAGCTCCAGCCATTGTTCACATGAAGAGAGTGTTGACTTTCACTGCTTTATTATAATTCTACATCCGGAAATCTTTGTCAGGTGGCACAgcctagttttatgatgaattTAATATTTTCCTTTATCTTCAACACTATTGCATAGCACTTTCTCTGCTAATTTTATTCTAGTCAGTCTACATGGTGTCCAATAGCATGTCAAGAATTGCATAATCAATGAGTTGAGACTGGACCCCGGGGGTGGATGAAAATCAGTTTAACAAAATGTGATTCCATAATTAATCCTTAACCCATACAACATTTCCTGACCATGCCATTTCAAAATCATGTAATTAAGGTATGCTGTGCATTCCTAATTAAACGGCATCATCTTACCAGGGATGTTGTAGATCTGCCTGCGGCTGTCATGCTGAGCCCGACTGCTGCTGCTGGTACTGCTGCTGCCACAGCGCTTGCTTGTCATATCCAGCAGCCCACTGGCCACTGAGAGCTGGGAGGCCTGGGCGAAGTTAGAGAGGACACCTCGGGCTGAGCTGGACAGACCCCGCTGTAGAGCGGCCTGTGGCTGGGGAGTCTGAAAGAGAAAATGAGGGAGAATCAGCGTTAAATTTCATGACACCTCTTTGTaccattaaactgattaaaatctGTGATTAGCTGAAGGGCCAGAATAAAACAGCCATTTCAAAATCCATAAAAATGGTCTCATGAGATCCCGTTATTTGTACACAATGAGAGTGTGCACCTGTCGGAGGGCATGGTGTCGGATCAAGGTCTCCGCTTTGCTCACGTTGGGCACAGTCTGGGTGGAGCTGGGGGACAGAGCAGCCTGCTGCTGCAACCTCTGCTCTATTTCCTGAATGGACAGAGACAGAAACAGGAAGTCAACATACGGTTACAGAAACTACAAGCTAGCAGTGTCAGTTGAAATGTCAGCAAAAGTCAATACTGCAACTACCACCACTTCTACTACTAAAAATAGCcggttttcattaataaataatacaattatatatgttTTGTATAGTTTATTTGTCCTGAATAATTACTTAAATTTAAAGCAAATGTTAAATAACTGAGAAATAAACAAAGGGATTATGtcgaagtttttttttattattattatttgttaatatttcaatcattattatatttttttcaaataaagcattATGCTTTGTAGCTTACCAAtgttatttgaatattatttacagtatatcctataacattatttattaatattttaggtcagtttatataatgttattataatttcagttttagtttatgataaagtattaaatttaaaataaaaaatctcaaaGGTGAAGTTTGTAATGTTATGCTAAAATACATTCGCTTTTGCAAgggttgtttttttaattccGCTAGGTGGCGCTAGAAGCACAGTAACTGCATACTTCACCTACATTTACTCATTTCAGTTAGTTGCTGgagcaacatttttaattttcctttagATTTTTTCTATTAAacgatttttaatcattttaattttagttaacaataacagcagTGTAGCAAACTAGTTTGTGGTGTACTGAAAGTCAACGTTTAAGAAGAATCATCAAGTTTAATTTCTTCATTCAAATGTTGGAAATTAAACTCTATCATCAGtaaaatgaaaactcaagataCTGACTGACCTGTTCTTGCTGCAGAGCCTTAACGAAAGCGTTCTTGAGCCTATTGGTGTGCTCGGCCTTCAAAGCCTTCTTCTGATTGGACGTCATGCACTGCTCACAGAGAATGCGACCACTTTTCTCCTGCTTCCAGTGTGGGGTAAAGTCAGTCCTGCACTGGGCACAGAAGAACGGCTCCACGTGTGGCAGTGACCCCCGCATTTTACCTAGCAAAAGCAGAAAACATGAGTTTAGTGATTGAGCAGAATTAGAACTTCAATACATAAACTGAAATTGCAATATGgtcttttgtgattattaaacCAAATTCGCTCACTTCACTTTTAGGTCAAGTGTGAATGGTCTATAACGGTTTCCACTTGCACAACTTAAGTAAAACATTTGAACATGAGACCGgctgtttaaaagtgttttttgtcttttttgatcCTAGCATTAGATGTCAATGCTTATAATATGGAAATTCATATcgcagtatgattttttttaagtttaggccATATTGTGCAGGCCTACTGTGCAAGGTGTTTTTGTGGATTCCTCTTGCTCCTACCCTGACTATCAATGACACTCTGCACGACCTCCTCCAACCCCACCATGTAGATGAACTCCGAGTTGGCAGCAGAGGGCAGGAAGTGCAGCAGGGGCGCTGGAGGTTTAGGTGGAGGTATCTCCAGCAGGGTCTTCTCCAGCTGCTTGCGGAGGGCCAGTTTAGCGGCTGCTTGGCTGCTGGCCTGGTCGTTCAGAGAAGCCACGCTGGAGGCACTGGAAAGGGTGGAGGGGCTGACGGCACCAACCCCACTCACACCCACCCCGACACCAGCTGCTCCTGCTGCCTGCATGTGTGCCAAGTTCATGTAGATAGCCGAGGACGAGCCCGAGCGCTGCGAGACCCCCACCTGCTGGCTGGCAGCCTGCATCACACAAAGCAAAAGGGCAAATCATCAGTAACCCACATAATCCATTTTTATGAATGATTCATGTTGCAGCTGGGCGATGTATTGAATATACAACATATTCAATATGATTTTGTTGGCGATATAAAACTAAACAACACTATAAATATTGCTGTGATTTAATGCACAATTTTTATTCGCCAATTAAGCTGAGGCCTGTTCCAGTTGGGTTGTTTTATGCACCATCCTAAGGAAGagatattttaaaacatgatttaaacatccggagaaaaaaaaaagaaagaccttTGATTCATCTTTCAAACTGTGCACTTGAATAAATGGGTTCAAACACTTATTCAAAATGATAGAAAACAGATATACAAACACTAATGTTAATGttgaagtaaaaacaaatatatatagggAAATTAATggtcatactttattttaagggtcCAGTTCTCACCATTAATAAACccttaactatgacttttgcctcaataaactcctaatttgctgcttattaatagttagtaaggcagTTGTTAAGTTAAGTTAGGTATTGGGTTATTAGAGATGATTAGAgattagagatgtagaatatggtcatgcagaatatgtgctttataagctctaataaacagccaatatgttaataaaagccatgctaataagcaactagttaatagtgagaattggtccctatactaaagtgttaccaaattataATTACATATTCTGTGTAAGTACcgagatatttatatatatacacacacacacacacacacacgcacacacacgcacgcacacgcgcacgcgcacgcgcacacgcacacacacactactatTTAGACATTTTGGGTCGGTAAGATATTTTTAGGTTTCTGAAAGATGTTCACTAACGCTGTatgcatttgatcaaaatacagtaataacagtaaatactgtaaaatatcacAGCTTAAAGtaaccattttatattttaacatattttaaaatataattgagtttagtgatggcaaagctgaattttcagcagacattattCGTGTTcagtgttcaagaaacatttcctgctattatcaatgttgaaaacagttatgctgctaaatatttttgtgaaaactgatacatttttcaggattctttcaatAGAAcgttaaaaagaacaacatttattttaattagaaatcttttcaacatattataaaatttttgctgtcacttttgatatcCTACCTAAAAGTTCAATGAATTGCAGGGAGGAAACCCACGAAACATATTAGAACTAAATGACTGTTTGACCGTACCTGTTGATAGCTCACTGCGTTACCCAAACCACCTGTGGAGGAGCGGCCCATGCCAGGCTTGGAGGGCACTCTCTGACCCTGAAGCTGGGCAGGATTGGGTGCAATAACCCGCTGTGACATCATCATTTGGGGCAAAGATGCATTGGCAGCAGACCTGATTACTGTGTGGccctgagggaaaaaaaaaaaaacacattgagaATTATTAATAACTCCGCAATGCACTGCATGAACACTAGATGTCAGCAGACACTGTATATCAGATTACACAGTGTTGACATCAAA encodes:
- the LOC132145393 gene encoding transcriptional repressor p66-beta-like, whose translation is MERMSEEALRLNLLKRGLEAQDERDEALAKRLKMEGHEAMERLKMLALLKRKDLATLEGAAVAAAMAEGKGPGGSQGLMGAVAYEEKMNGSLRVGGHGGPSKNGKENIVDEPVDMSARRSDLVRERRTPSPDVIILSDNEASSPRSTPHPEEKQHQANLEMFKGKTGDERQQMIKALREELRLEEAKLVLLKKLRQSQMQKENVVQKVPVVQNAPSSVQPSPMHSSQGLGKLPVRPGMHSSEPQSLRTAQGHTVIRSAANASLPQMMMSQRVIAPNPAQLQGQRVPSKPGMGRSSTGGLGNAVSYQQAASQQVGVSQRSGSSSAIYMNLAHMQAAGAAGVGVGVSGVGAVSPSTLSSASSVASLNDQASSQAAAKLALRKQLEKTLLEIPPPKPPAPLLHFLPSAANSEFIYMVGLEEVVQSVIDSQGKMRGSLPHVEPFFCAQCRTDFTPHWKQEKSGRILCEQCMTSNQKKALKAEHTNRLKNAFVKALQQEQEIEQRLQQQAALSPSSTQTVPNVSKAETLIRHHALRQTPQPQAALQRGLSSSARGVLSNFAQASQLSVASGLLDMTSKRCGSSSTSSSSRAQHDSRRQIYNIPGLNIAYLNPGAIGGHKASSLADRQREYLLDMIPPRSISQSITGQK